The bacterium HR11 genome includes a region encoding these proteins:
- a CDS encoding putative zinc protease has protein sequence MRRWRGFIVGALFTLWVGLWEASVLSAQKPGPGMVPKAEEDPVMARWARRVVEKTLPNGFKLLVLPRGYVPVVAFHNYVDAGSVHESLGESGLAHLFEHMAFKGTSAIGTSDWTKEKEALDKMEQAHACYLQEKWKGEQADRDRMQACWDDFKRWEAEAQKYVVTDEFGQIVERNGGRGLNAFTTADSTEYFFGLPSNRAELWFYLESARFRDPVLREFYKERDVVLEEYRLRVENNPIGRMFNRLVGVAFLAHPYGRPVIGFPSDLENIDISRALQFYQAYYRPNYMAAAAVGLIDPAQATAWAEKYFGGLPPAASRLPIVTEETPFEGERRFTLYLDAQPLLVMAFHVPEFKHPDHWPLEALSYVLARGRSSRLYQRLVLQKKLAAAVNVFTGFPGEKYPHLLVIFVVPNPDVALDVLEKEVLEELDSIRKDGVRPDELERFKAQALHDFYKTFEDNGHLARELTFYEKVAGSWRKLFETPRQIRAVTAADVQRVVQTYCVPERRIVGTIQPPAKKDGE, from the coding sequence TGGGCCCGGCGGGTCGTCGAGAAGACCCTGCCGAACGGATTTAAGCTCCTGGTCCTGCCCCGGGGCTACGTTCCCGTCGTGGCCTTCCACAATTACGTAGACGCCGGGAGTGTCCACGAGTCCCTCGGGGAGAGCGGTCTGGCGCATCTCTTCGAGCACATGGCCTTCAAGGGGACTTCGGCTATCGGGACCTCCGACTGGACGAAGGAGAAAGAAGCCCTCGACAAGATGGAGCAAGCCCACGCCTGCTACCTGCAGGAGAAGTGGAAGGGCGAGCAGGCCGACCGGGACCGGATGCAGGCCTGCTGGGACGACTTCAAGCGCTGGGAGGCCGAGGCCCAAAAGTACGTCGTCACCGACGAGTTTGGCCAGATCGTCGAGCGCAACGGCGGCCGGGGCCTGAACGCCTTCACGACGGCCGACTCGACCGAGTACTTCTTCGGTCTTCCCAGTAACCGAGCCGAGCTGTGGTTCTACCTGGAGTCGGCCCGTTTCCGGGACCCCGTCTTGCGGGAGTTCTACAAAGAACGGGACGTCGTCTTGGAGGAATACCGCCTGCGGGTCGAGAACAACCCCATCGGCCGGATGTTCAATCGCCTCGTCGGCGTGGCCTTCTTGGCGCACCCTTACGGCCGGCCCGTCATCGGATTTCCCTCCGACCTGGAGAATATCGACATCTCGCGGGCCCTCCAGTTCTATCAGGCCTATTACCGACCCAACTATATGGCGGCGGCGGCCGTCGGCCTCATCGACCCCGCGCAAGCGACCGCCTGGGCTGAAAAGTACTTCGGCGGCCTGCCGCCGGCGGCGTCCCGCCTGCCCATCGTGACGGAGGAGACGCCCTTCGAGGGCGAGCGGCGCTTCACCCTGTACCTGGACGCCCAGCCCCTCCTGGTCATGGCCTTTCACGTCCCGGAATTCAAGCATCCCGACCACTGGCCCCTTGAGGCCTTGAGCTACGTCCTGGCCCGCGGCCGGAGTTCCCGCCTGTATCAGCGGCTCGTCCTCCAGAAGAAGCTGGCGGCGGCCGTCAACGTCTTTACGGGCTTTCCCGGTGAAAAGTACCCCCATCTGCTGGTCATTTTCGTCGTCCCCAATCCCGACGTGGCGCTGGACGTCCTGGAAAAGGAGGTCCTGGAGGAGCTGGACTCGATCCGGAAAGACGGCGTCCGGCCCGACGAGCTCGAGCGCTTTAAGGCTCAGGCCCTGCACGACTTCTATAAGACCTTCGAAGATAACGGGCACCTGGCCCGGGAGCTGACGTTCTACGAAAAAGTCGCCGGCTCCTGGCGGAAGCTCTTCGAGACGCCCCGGCAGATTCGAGCCGTCACGGCCGCCGACGTCCAGCGGGTCGTCCAGACTTACTGCGTGCCGGAGCGACGGATCGTCGGGACGATTCAACCGCCGGCCAAGAAGGACGGCGAATAG